GATTATGTGCCGGATCTCGACCTGCGCATGGGCCTCTACCGCCGCCTCAACGAGTTGGACGACGCCCGGGCGATCGAGGCATTCGCCGCCGAACTGATCGACCGCTTCGGCACGCTGCCCGATGCGACGCAGAACCTGCTCAAGCTCATCGAGATCAAGCTCAACGCCAAGCGTGCGTGCATCTCGAAGATCGACGTCGGACCCCGCGGCGCGCTGGTCAGCTTCTTCGAGGATCAGTTCCCCGACCTGCCCGGCCTCATCGCCTATGTGCAGCGATTGAAGGACACGGCGAAACTGCGGCCCGACAGCAAGCTGGTGATCACCCGCGCCTGGGCGGATCCGATGGCGCGGCTGAACGGCGCGCTGCAACTGTCACGGGGGTTGGCGAAGATCGTGCGGTGAAATGCGCGCGATTGTCGCGCCTGCGCTCTATTGCCTCGCGTTGCTCATCGTCTAGACATCGATCGGCGACGAATAGAGAACCGTGCACGCTCCGGCGTGCGGGACAGTTGGGGCATAATGATGAATGTGCAGCGCGATCGACTTCTCGACTTGATCGCCTATGTCGAGGCGACCGAGCGCGACAAGCTGAAAACGGTACTCGATGTTACGCGGCACAACGGCTTTCTTTACGCTAAAGACGAACTCGATCTTCCTGGCGTGACGCTGAATCGTCTGGTCGATGACGATGCGATCTGGCTTCACGTCGAGCGGTTGGCCAAGCAGGCGCCACCGGTTCCTGACAGCACTGAGCTGCGCTGCTGGCTGAGACTGCAGGATGATCCGGCGCAAGCGCCGCGGCTCATGAGCGAGGTTGCGGCGCAAGCGTTGATCAACGCCGGTATCTCCCTCGTGGATGAAACGGCCCAGACCGTTCGTATCGACGATTATCCCGACGCTGAGGAACTTCGCTCAGCGCTGGACGCTTACATCGCCGGCCCGTGGGCATTATGGGCCGAACAGGAACGGCCTCGCCGACTTACGATCAAGCTTTACAACGCCTTGTTCCTGCTACGGCAGTCGCTGGAGATCGCGGTCGATACGCCGATCGAGCTCGTATGCGGCATCGGCCTGGCGACGCTCGAACGCGACGGCCAGACCTTGCGCTATCCTGTGCTGACGATGGCGACCGAGATCGCTCTCGACCCTGTAACCCACGCCATCGACGTTCGTCCGCGCATGGAAGCGGCCCCGGCCGTGGAGGCGGAAACGCTCGACCGTATGGAACTCCGGGCGGTCGACGAGTGGCGAACCAATGCACGGCGCCATCTCGCCGAGTTGGAAGATGAGCCCCTGTCTCCCTTCGCCCCGGAGAGTTACGAGCCGATCCTGCGCCAGGCTGCCGCACTGCTTGATCCCGATGGCCGCTATCAACCGCTCGGTGACGCTGCGGCATCCGGCCTGCCCAAAGCCGGCCAGACGCTCGAGGTCCACGAGACCTTCATGTTCTTTCAGCGGGAACGCCGCGCCTCGCAATTGATGGACGATCTAGCTCGCTTTCGCGAACAGGCCGTCGCCGCGGCGCCCGACCTTCAGTTGCCAGGCGCATTGCTAGCATTGCTGACCGAACCGGCAACCGCGCCCAGCGAGGAGGACTATCCTTCGTACCGGGGGATCTCAACCATTCCCGGCATCACCTCGTCCGACGGCGGCGGCGAAGATCTGTTCTTTCCCAAGCCGTTCAATCGAGAACAGGTCGAGGTCGTCCAGCGGCTCGCGGTCAGGCCCGGTGTGGTCGTTCAGGGGCCTCCGGGCACCGGCAAGACGCACACCATTGCCAATATCGTCAGTCACTATCTGGCGCTGGGAAAGCGCGTGCTCGTCACGTCGCAGAAGGCGCCGGCGCTCAAGGTTCTGCGCGATCAGTTGCCCTCTGCCGTCCGGCCGCTGGCGGTCAGCCTGCTCGACAGCGACCGCGATGGTCTGAAGCAATTTCAGGAATCCGTGGAAATCATCGCTGGTCGCCTTCAGCGCATCAAGCGCAGCGAACTGACCAGCGAGATTGAATCGCTCGACAGCCAGATCGACAATCTTCACCGCACATTGGCCCGGATCGACAAGGAGGTGGACGATATCGGCCGGTCGGCGATCGCGGGCATCACGCTGGACGGGGAACAGATCGAACCACTCCGCGCCGCGCGCGATCTGATTGCAAACCCGGATCTGGCAACGTGGCTTACCGACCTGATGGATGAGAAAGCCGCATTTGCGCCGCGCTTCTCCGATCAGGACATATTCGACCTTCGCGTCGCGCGGAAGGCCTTGGGCAGGCGCTTGGCCTATCTGGGCATCGACCTTCCGGCGCTGGATCGCCTTCCCAACGACGACACGATGGCCGATGCGCATCGGGATCTGGCGCAGATGGAATCACTGCAGCGACAAATAGCTTCCGGCGAGATCGTTGCGCTGGCCGATCACCGCCCGGAAACCATCGCACGCGCGGACGCGTTGCTGACGATGGCGCGCAGCCTCAAAACCGGTCGGGACGCACTCTCGTCATCGGAGCATCATTGGACGGAGCAGGCCATCACGCTGCTCCGCCGCCTTCCCGATGACGAAGCGATCGGGGCGCTCGAAGCGAAGCGCTCAGAAGTCGAGGCGTTGCTGGAGGAGAACCGATATTTCCTCACTCGTCCGGTGGAACTCCCCGCGGACGCCATCGACGATGACAAGCTGATCGGCGCAATCGCCGACCTTGCGGGCGGCGGCACCGGCCTCGGCCTCGTCGCCGGTCTGTTCGCGGGTCAGCTCAAGCTACGCCTCGCAAGCATTCGCATCGTTGGTGAAAAGCCGCGGACAGCGGCAGACTGGGAAGATATTCGCCGGTTCGCGGCGGCCCAACAACAGGCCAAACGGCTTAAAGTCGCTTGGAACCACGCAGCCGAGCACAGCAGCCTCAGTCCTATCGACGTCGATGGCCTGATCGGTGTCCGATCCATGCTTGCCCAACTGGACCAACTCGTCTCCATCCGGGAACATATCTCCCTGGAGAACAGGGTCACCGCGGAAATCGCCAGCATCGCCCCGCGTTGGTCGAAACCGGTTCAGCGCGGCAGCGAGGCGATTGCTGCACTGCTCGACATGCTCGAAACCCATGCCCTGCGACGGCGGCTTGAGCGAGCCGGTGCAATTCGCAGATCGATGCTCGACCTTTTTGCAAACGGGCGCGCAGAACTCGGCGCGCGAATCAGGAGTTGCCTGCAAACCGATCTTGGGTCCCCGTCGATCACCACATCCGACTTCCGCGATCGTTGGGCGAACCTGCGTCAGGAGCTTTCCGAGATACTGGCGCACTGTTCGGCTCTTGAAACAGTCGCGCGGGTTACCCGGGCGATAGAGGAGTCCGGAGCGCCGAACTGGGCGAGACAATTGCGAACCGAGCCCGTCGAAGCGGTCGAGGATTCGCTGACGCCGGGAGATTGGGCCCGCCGCTGGCGCCTGCGCCAGTTTGACGGATGGCTTGCGCGCATCGACCGTCACGGTCGGCTGCATCGGCTGGCGGCCGATCGCGTGGAAAGCGAAACGCTGCTCAAATCCGCGTACGAGCGCTCGATCGAATTGCGGACATGGCTGAAACTCAGTAACCGGGCGACTGACAAGGTGCGGGCCGCACTCGCGGCCTATGCCGCTGCGGTCCGGCGCATCGGCCGCGGCACCGGCAAGAGCGCTGCACGGTACCGGCGCGATGCGCGCGACGCGTCCGACCGGGCGAAAGGCGCGCTGCCCTGCTGGATCATGCCGCATTATCGCGTTTCGGAATCGCTGCCGTCTGATTTCGGCTTGTTCGATCTGGTGATTGTCGACGAGGCTTCGCAATCCACGCTCGCAGCGCTGCCCGCGCTGATGCGTGCAGAGCAGATCCTGATCGTCGGCGACGACAAGCAGGTCAGCCCCGAGCATGTCGGCCTCGATCAGGATCGCGCCGACACCCTCGCCCACAGGCACCTTGACGGTCAGGTGCCGGACTATCGACGGCAGTTGCGTCAGGAAAACTCGCTTTACGACCTTGGGCAGGTCGTATTCGCCGGCGGGAGACTCATGCTCAAGGAGCATTTCCGCAGCGTCGCACCGATCATCGAATTCTCGAAAGCCCAATTCTACGCGCATGAACTGATGCCCTTGCGGCTGCCCACA
The window above is part of the Sphingomonas sanxanigenens DSM 19645 = NX02 genome. Proteins encoded here:
- a CDS encoding AAA domain-containing protein, with the translated sequence MMNVQRDRLLDLIAYVEATERDKLKTVLDVTRHNGFLYAKDELDLPGVTLNRLVDDDAIWLHVERLAKQAPPVPDSTELRCWLRLQDDPAQAPRLMSEVAAQALINAGISLVDETAQTVRIDDYPDAEELRSALDAYIAGPWALWAEQERPRRLTIKLYNALFLLRQSLEIAVDTPIELVCGIGLATLERDGQTLRYPVLTMATEIALDPVTHAIDVRPRMEAAPAVEAETLDRMELRAVDEWRTNARRHLAELEDEPLSPFAPESYEPILRQAAALLDPDGRYQPLGDAAASGLPKAGQTLEVHETFMFFQRERRASQLMDDLARFREQAVAAAPDLQLPGALLALLTEPATAPSEEDYPSYRGISTIPGITSSDGGGEDLFFPKPFNREQVEVVQRLAVRPGVVVQGPPGTGKTHTIANIVSHYLALGKRVLVTSQKAPALKVLRDQLPSAVRPLAVSLLDSDRDGLKQFQESVEIIAGRLQRIKRSELTSEIESLDSQIDNLHRTLARIDKEVDDIGRSAIAGITLDGEQIEPLRAARDLIANPDLATWLTDLMDEKAAFAPRFSDQDIFDLRVARKALGRRLAYLGIDLPALDRLPNDDTMADAHRDLAQMESLQRQIASGEIVALADHRPETIARADALLTMARSLKTGRDALSSSEHHWTEQAITLLRRLPDDEAIGALEAKRSEVEALLEENRYFLTRPVELPADAIDDDKLIGAIADLAGGGTGLGLVAGLFAGQLKLRLASIRIVGEKPRTAADWEDIRRFAAAQQQAKRLKVAWNHAAEHSSLSPIDVDGLIGVRSMLAQLDQLVSIREHISLENRVTAEIASIAPRWSKPVQRGSEAIAALLDMLETHALRRRLERAGAIRRSMLDLFANGRAELGARIRSCLQTDLGSPSITTSDFRDRWANLRQELSEILAHCSALETVARVTRAIEESGAPNWARQLRTEPVEAVEDSLTPGDWARRWRLRQFDGWLARIDRHGRLHRLAADRVESETLLKSAYERSIELRTWLKLSNRATDKVRAALAAYAAAVRRIGRGTGKSAARYRRDARDASDRAKGALPCWIMPHYRVSESLPSDFGLFDLVIVDEASQSTLAALPALMRAEQILIVGDDKQVSPEHVGLDQDRADTLAHRHLDGQVPDYRRQLRQENSLYDLGQVVFAGGRLMLKEHFRSVAPIIEFSKAQFYAHELMPLRLPTASERLDPPLIDILVEDGYRRGKRNPPEADCIVAEIQRIANDPAMAKRTVGVTTLLGQEQAKYIYDKIQDEIGTEIIERHDIRVGDPTAFQGDERDIMFVSLVAQRGDIALSGSAYDQRFNVAASRARNRMVLVRSVDLGDLKPADKLRRALIEHFRAPFANEAAGTGSRRERCESDFEREMFDLLVARGFRVDTQVRVGNFRIDLIVEGENDRRLAIECDGDRFHGPDMWSRDMERQRLLERAGWEVWRCFASRFVRERNAVLDELLMLLETRGIEPMVVEDGWTSRHTEHRRWRSQSGDDNQQSENPDEGAADKSENALPADETPAESPDAQSRAAFPLVTDDNPDAHIFENGRRTRPQTTPRRAAVDLFDTSGDEDHHQSDALERRTTEPEIQLAILYLMTDGAEWTNGELKRVLDESFPLTTGDRMQAAHRPNERKWEELVNNALSPSRSNSLTSRALVRTVSRGHHILTDEGRALIEAKIAQEREGG